One window from the genome of Paenibacillus azoreducens encodes:
- a CDS encoding GIY-YIG nuclease family protein, with the protein MDKNKRKELLEEFKQMKTYMGIIQIKNKVNGKIYVGGYPNLKNKWVTIQSQLDMGRFANLQLQKDWKEFGAEAFTYEVLEQKKTDDIIDIRWEIKQMEKRWLEKLQPYGDRGYHKPRLNNIDDK; encoded by the coding sequence ATGGACAAGAATAAGCGCAAGGAGCTTCTAGAGGAATTCAAGCAGATGAAGACCTACATGGGGATCATCCAAATCAAAAACAAGGTCAATGGCAAAATTTACGTAGGCGGCTATCCTAACCTAAAAAACAAATGGGTTACCATACAGAGCCAACTTGATATGGGGAGGTTCGCAAATTTGCAGTTACAAAAAGATTGGAAGGAGTTTGGAGCTGAAGCGTTCACCTATGAGGTACTGGAACAGAAAAAAACCGACGATATCATCGATATCCGCTGGGAAATTAAGCAAATGGAAAAGCGGTGGCTAGAGAAGCTGCAGCCTTATGGAGATAGAGGATATCATAAGCCTCGATTGAATAATATAGACGATAAATAA
- the nth gene encoding endonuclease III, producing MKAATVRYILDTIGEMFPDAHCELNHSNAFELTIAVLLSAQCTDETVNKVTKDLFQKYKTPEDYVAVPLEELEQDIRRIGLYRNKAKHIRNLCLMLMEQYGGEVPREHEELVKLPGVGRKTANVVVSNAFDVPAIAVDTHVERVSKRLGLANWKDSVLEVEKKLMKQVPREEWTLTHHRLIFFGRYHCKAQNPRCQACPLLDVCREGKKRMKTSQNRKDK from the coding sequence ATGAAGGCAGCAACCGTACGTTATATTCTTGATACGATCGGTGAAATGTTTCCCGACGCCCATTGTGAATTAAACCACAGCAACGCGTTCGAATTGACGATTGCCGTGCTTTTGTCCGCGCAATGCACGGATGAAACCGTCAATAAAGTCACAAAAGACTTGTTCCAAAAATACAAGACTCCTGAGGATTATGTTGCGGTTCCCTTGGAGGAACTGGAGCAGGATATCCGCAGAATCGGATTGTACCGGAATAAGGCGAAGCATATCCGCAATCTCTGCCTCATGCTGATGGAGCAATACGGCGGTGAAGTTCCGCGCGAACATGAAGAGCTTGTCAAGCTGCCGGGTGTCGGCCGCAAAACAGCCAACGTCGTTGTTTCAAATGCTTTTGACGTGCCGGCGATTGCCGTGGATACGCATGTGGAAAGGGTGTCCAAACGGCTTGGACTGGCGAATTGGAAAGATTCCGTTCTGGAAGTGGAAAAAAAACTGATGAAACAGGTGCCGCGCGAGGAATGGACCTTGACTCATCATCGTTTGATTTTTTTCGGACGCTATCACTGCAAGGCTCAGAATCCACGCTGTCAGGCGTGCCCACTCCTTGATGTATGCCGCGAAGGAAAGAAACGTATGAAGACATCCCAAAACAGAAAAGATAAGTAA
- a CDS encoding GerMN domain-containing protein, which yields MNRKLWCAGILALAMIVSAGCGQKPTTAPEKEQQETVAGEQQQPAAGGSEHEPGHDADVNKDNGNTTGEQGTKNNSSKGSGTTAPTKQEPAAKKEMIDVYYTDPQELELKKSQKEISYQDEVGKYAEAYKALQSSGKSELVPLWGKVELKKLEFKNGEITIDVHMPDEARLGAGGEQFALDALTQTMFQFDEVKSVELLVDGAKVESLMGHVDLEHPLTRH from the coding sequence ATGAACAGAAAATTGTGGTGTGCGGGCATTTTGGCTTTGGCGATGATCGTCTCGGCCGGCTGCGGCCAGAAGCCCACTACCGCACCGGAAAAGGAACAGCAGGAGACGGTCGCCGGGGAACAGCAGCAACCAGCCGCTGGCGGCAGCGAACATGAACCGGGCCATGATGCTGACGTAAACAAAGACAACGGCAATACAACAGGCGAACAAGGCACTAAAAATAATTCTTCGAAGGGCAGCGGCACAACCGCGCCAACCAAACAGGAGCCAGCCGCCAAAAAAGAAATGATCGATGTATATTATACGGATCCGCAGGAGCTCGAACTGAAGAAATCCCAAAAGGAAATCAGCTACCAGGATGAAGTCGGGAAATATGCGGAGGCCTACAAAGCGCTGCAATCGAGCGGCAAATCCGAATTGGTTCCATTGTGGGGAAAAGTTGAGCTGAAGAAGCTCGAGTTTAAAAACGGAGAAATCACCATCGACGTTCATATGCCTGACGAAGCAAGACTTGGAGCCGGCGGCGAACAGTTTGCTTTGGATGCGCTGACCCAAACGATGTTCCAGTTTGACGAAGTCAAATCGGTGGAACTTCTGGTGGACGGTGCGAAGGTTGAAAGTCTGATGGGGCATGTCGATCTGGAACATCCTTTGACTAGACATTGA
- a CDS encoding S-layer homology domain-containing protein, protein MVSRRSNSLSHSKKIASAVMVGMMAFGSGTAVFADTATVATTQTVTTGGLFSDVKSGYWAEKHIYKLASQGILLGNNGLFRPNDSVTQQEAVAMAIRFAGLEDRISKNTEALPDKMQANNYFKPYVALALQQNLLNKATENVASTSKESWGERKATREWITEVLIRALGKEGEATAKANKATSFEDNNKISNNKRGFVNAALELGLTTGLDGNKFDPQGNVTRAQLAAFFSRAEAFTDVKYNNSVEGIVTGLSSSKLDLYVNGSIQSYNLDNSTMYFTSTSENKINSTDLKLYTKVMVIGTPSRTAYVEVTDAKEQFESVEGTFQKLSPGNILWLETNNTFQQFNYDANTSFLDQNGAKIEPNALVVGSKLQIHQETASSDKKPVIIQVKSGVVNKSGTGTLQNIDAAAKALVIKTANGDVESYTWDDSLIVKYQNQLLSPSELKNGAVINYAVKNNKIATIEVTVGVERTIRGSLYEVGLNNSTITYKRDNGQLEVKFLAEKPELTINGIAAPVLSDLIADQTGGDQVEITLNPEDKVTKIQVLNRQMEQKKGATVVQYEPKTRLLTLLDANKRPYVVSLDEKTKLMYNSTNPTLGGVEGFLTAGRKVNITYLSNRALSLEVVFQYEGKVSYIDMNYKKLTLVGTDGQSITLPFSNPVVQVYGRNNASFADIKVGSEIAAVLNTTQDGIQSIQLKANAQFELLELNYNTSRLTVKKDGYTSQFYVDKASLTDDNGRMISVQDLRPGQLLNVTFYGSTPFTVQVVKQTVGEVTSIDSGSAAPSITVKNYGGSAETFKLDVNTKVINESGSLLSLGNVATGNRVAVSKDADGVYVVKVLNTTAQSFWKYDSYAKEIYVKRQNVSDSGHYPLSPAAYIHQGDTTLTVQSLKENDNIVLYLNNGTIVEIQKQ, encoded by the coding sequence ATGGTTTCCAGACGCAGCAACTCATTATCACATTCGAAAAAAATTGCATCGGCCGTCATGGTCGGCATGATGGCTTTTGGTTCCGGAACGGCGGTTTTTGCCGACACGGCAACGGTCGCTACGACCCAAACGGTAACTACAGGCGGGCTTTTCAGCGACGTCAAAAGCGGATATTGGGCGGAGAAACATATTTACAAACTGGCATCCCAAGGTATTTTGCTCGGCAACAACGGCTTGTTCCGGCCGAATGATTCGGTAACCCAACAGGAAGCGGTGGCCATGGCGATCCGTTTTGCCGGCCTTGAAGACAGAATCAGCAAAAATACAGAAGCATTGCCTGACAAAATGCAGGCGAATAATTACTTTAAACCATATGTGGCGCTTGCGCTTCAGCAAAATCTGTTGAATAAAGCCACTGAAAATGTTGCATCCACTTCCAAAGAAAGCTGGGGCGAACGCAAAGCAACGCGCGAATGGATTACCGAAGTTTTGATCCGCGCGCTCGGAAAGGAAGGTGAAGCGACCGCAAAGGCCAACAAAGCCACCTCATTTGAGGATAACAACAAAATTTCCAACAATAAAAGAGGATTCGTCAATGCGGCTTTGGAGCTGGGATTAACCACAGGTCTGGACGGCAATAAATTCGATCCCCAAGGAAACGTAACCCGCGCTCAGCTTGCAGCCTTCTTCAGCCGCGCGGAAGCATTTACCGACGTCAAATACAACAATTCCGTTGAAGGCATCGTAACCGGGCTAAGCAGCAGCAAACTGGATTTGTATGTGAACGGGAGCATTCAGTCGTATAACCTTGACAATTCAACCATGTATTTTACCAGCACCTCCGAAAACAAAATCAATTCCACAGATTTGAAGTTGTATACAAAAGTAATGGTGATCGGCACACCGTCCCGAACCGCATACGTGGAAGTAACGGATGCCAAAGAGCAATTTGAAAGCGTGGAAGGTACGTTCCAGAAGCTGTCTCCGGGCAATATTTTGTGGCTTGAAACCAATAATACGTTCCAACAGTTCAATTATGACGCGAATACATCATTCCTGGACCAAAATGGCGCAAAAATCGAACCAAACGCTCTGGTTGTCGGCAGCAAACTGCAAATTCATCAGGAAACAGCCTCCTCGGACAAAAAACCTGTCATCATTCAGGTGAAATCAGGCGTAGTCAACAAATCCGGCACGGGTACGCTGCAAAACATTGACGCTGCCGCCAAAGCGCTGGTGATCAAAACTGCAAACGGCGATGTGGAAAGTTATACCTGGGACGACAGCCTGATCGTCAAATACCAAAACCAGCTGCTGTCCCCTTCCGAATTGAAAAACGGGGCGGTAATCAACTACGCCGTAAAAAATAACAAGATCGCAACGATCGAAGTCACAGTGGGTGTTGAAAGAACGATCCGCGGTTCCTTGTATGAAGTCGGATTGAATAACTCGACCATTACATACAAACGCGATAACGGGCAGCTGGAAGTAAAGTTCCTTGCGGAGAAGCCGGAGCTGACCATTAACGGCATCGCAGCGCCGGTGCTGTCCGATCTGATCGCTGATCAGACTGGCGGGGACCAGGTGGAAATTACGCTGAATCCGGAGGATAAAGTCACTAAAATTCAGGTGCTCAACCGTCAAATGGAACAGAAGAAGGGCGCAACGGTTGTTCAATACGAACCAAAAACAAGATTGTTGACGCTTCTTGATGCCAATAAAAGACCTTATGTCGTTAGCCTGGACGAAAAAACCAAGCTGATGTACAATTCAACCAATCCTACGCTGGGCGGTGTTGAAGGGTTTTTGACAGCTGGCCGCAAGGTTAATATTACTTACCTGAGCAATCGCGCACTTTCCCTGGAAGTAGTCTTCCAGTATGAAGGAAAGGTATCTTATATCGATATGAACTACAAGAAACTGACGCTTGTTGGTACGGATGGGCAAAGCATAACACTGCCGTTTTCAAATCCGGTCGTCCAGGTATATGGCCGAAATAACGCCTCGTTTGCAGATATTAAAGTCGGCAGTGAAATTGCGGCCGTCTTGAACACGACTCAGGATGGTATCCAATCCATCCAGCTCAAAGCAAATGCGCAGTTTGAATTGCTCGAATTGAATTACAACACGTCCCGCTTGACAGTGAAAAAAGACGGGTATACCAGCCAGTTTTATGTGGACAAAGCTTCGCTGACGGATGATAATGGACGTATGATTTCGGTTCAAGATCTCCGCCCTGGACAATTGCTGAACGTTACGTTCTACGGTTCGACGCCTTTCACGGTTCAGGTTGTGAAACAGACCGTGGGTGAAGTTACTTCCATCGATTCGGGTTCGGCAGCTCCAAGCATCACAGTGAAAAATTATGGCGGATCGGCGGAGACCTTCAAGCTGGACGTGAACACCAAGGTCATCAATGAATCTGGAAGCCTGCTGAGTCTTGGCAATGTGGCGACAGGCAACCGGGTGGCAGTCAGCAAGGATGCAGATGGGGTTTATGTCGTGAAAGTGCTGAATACTACGGCTCAATCCTTCTGGAAATATGACAGTTATGCGAAGGAAATATATGTGAAACGGCAAAATGTGAGTGATAGCGGTCATTATCCGCTTTCTCCGGCCGCATATATTCATCAGGGAGATACGACTTTGACCGTGCAATCCCTCAAAGAAAATGATAATATTGTTTTGTATTTAAACAATGGAACGATTGTCGAGATACAGAAACAATAG
- a CDS encoding N-acetylmuramoyl-L-alanine amidase family protein, whose product MKKIGFMAVFLFVFLLAFPHNGQAAAGGAKIYLDDKELNLSGNAKVENVNGNIMIPFRVVGENLGFNVAWEEKTRTVTIQKDSTVMKLVVDQKTADVNGKKVSMDIAPILRTDTVIVPLRFVSEEMGLTVDWDNTKKIVYLYTQDYGIGNSNNGAGAGSGNQTNPGSNATAEVSGISFQDNQLMIATTGQVKADSFKMTGPDRIVIDLQNAEFSNTFSNNSPLDQHFTGSLDISGYPDVSKIRYSLYNDNPSTIRVVIDLTHAKNYKLTNNNGLYIVDLNTSDSSTPANPGGGSGKKTVVIDAGHGAKDPGTTGITGKKEKDFNLALVLKVGDILKQDPNLNVVLTRSDDTFLELKDRAKIANDLKADAFVSIHANSAGSSAASGTETYYQRDASKEFANVMHKHLVQAAGLSDRGVRYGNFHVIRETKMPAVLLEVGYLSNKNDEAALFSESFQQRVAQGIADGIKEYLGVE is encoded by the coding sequence ATGAAAAAAATTGGTTTTATGGCGGTGTTTTTATTTGTCTTCCTTTTGGCGTTTCCTCACAATGGACAGGCTGCGGCCGGAGGCGCCAAGATTTATCTGGATGACAAAGAATTGAACCTGTCTGGAAATGCGAAAGTTGAAAATGTAAACGGCAATATTATGATTCCATTTCGTGTCGTCGGAGAGAATCTAGGGTTTAACGTCGCATGGGAAGAAAAGACGCGCACGGTGACCATACAAAAGGATTCCACGGTTATGAAACTGGTCGTGGATCAAAAAACAGCCGATGTAAACGGGAAAAAGGTATCCATGGATATCGCACCTATTTTGCGTACGGACACAGTGATCGTACCTCTGCGTTTCGTCAGCGAGGAAATGGGACTTACCGTTGATTGGGACAATACGAAGAAGATCGTATACTTATATACCCAAGATTACGGGATCGGAAACTCGAATAACGGAGCGGGAGCAGGCAGCGGCAATCAAACGAATCCGGGAAGCAATGCGACAGCTGAGGTAAGCGGAATCAGCTTCCAAGATAACCAGCTGATGATTGCTACCACCGGACAAGTTAAGGCCGATTCGTTTAAAATGACCGGTCCGGACCGGATCGTTATTGATCTGCAGAACGCAGAGTTCTCGAATACATTCAGCAACAACTCGCCTCTGGATCAACATTTTACGGGATCGCTTGATATCAGTGGTTATCCCGACGTTTCGAAAATAAGATACTCCCTTTATAACGATAACCCTTCGACTATACGGGTCGTTATTGATCTTACTCATGCAAAAAATTATAAGCTGACCAATAATAACGGTTTATACATTGTCGACTTGAACACATCAGACAGCAGTACACCGGCGAATCCAGGCGGTGGCAGTGGCAAGAAGACCGTTGTAATCGATGCGGGGCACGGGGCGAAGGATCCGGGAACCACCGGAATCACAGGGAAAAAGGAGAAGGATTTCAATCTGGCTCTCGTTCTGAAAGTCGGGGATATTTTGAAACAGGACCCGAATCTTAATGTGGTTTTAACACGCAGCGATGACACCTTCCTTGAATTGAAGGATCGGGCGAAGATCGCCAATGATTTGAAAGCAGATGCTTTTGTATCGATTCATGCGAACAGCGCCGGTTCCTCGGCGGCAAGCGGCACTGAAACCTACTATCAGCGGGATGCGAGCAAAGAGTTTGCCAACGTCATGCACAAACATCTGGTACAAGCCGCCGGATTGTCCGATCGCGGCGTGCGTTACGGCAATTTCCATGTCATCCGCGAGACGAAGATGCCTGCGGTTCTGCTTGAAGTGGGTTACCTCAGCAACAAAAACGATGAAGCAGCCCTGTTCTCGGAAAGCTTCCAGCAGCGTGTCGCCCAAGGAATCGCGGATGGAATCAAAGAATACTTGGGTGTTGAATAA
- a CDS encoding DUF6530 family protein: MKIPTTLKHKPVVVSENYEQIDGRLARNTDAKGLSLGLAQWNDRGKVDISAKVWRYTGEKWSRQSEELPLHRVLDLSILICRTLEHFRDAYRYEHLYDPQQPVIDRVALQGDAMNVAICTDNERINEDIKLFSQALSDDDEMISERLRTLSKILKDMGY; the protein is encoded by the coding sequence ATGAAAATTCCAACCACTTTAAAGCATAAGCCAGTTGTCGTGTCGGAAAATTATGAGCAGATTGACGGTCGGCTCGCCCGAAACACCGATGCAAAAGGTCTTTCTTTAGGATTGGCCCAATGGAACGATCGGGGGAAGGTCGATATTTCTGCCAAAGTATGGAGATATACGGGAGAAAAATGGTCCAGGCAATCGGAGGAACTGCCGCTCCATCGCGTTCTTGATTTGTCCATTCTGATTTGCCGTACCCTGGAGCATTTTCGCGACGCCTACAGATATGAACACTTATATGATCCGCAGCAGCCCGTCATCGACCGGGTTGCCCTGCAAGGGGATGCCATGAACGTGGCGATATGTACGGACAATGAGAGAATCAATGAAGACATTAAGCTATTCAGCCAGGCTCTTAGCGACGACGACGAGATGATCAGTGAACGTCTGCGTACGTTGTCAAAAATATTAAAGGATATGGGTTATTAA
- a CDS encoding vWA domain-containing protein → MESSDVRGDGSPKYHQANPEPMPEAAKQQERDFRKKLNRAAREIVSDSIHKGVRLIVHRPEYDQEVKQEYVRLSKGLMPIVQEIARKTLPLLEHEMSSEFERNRYYGSKFQADNVAYKDYRYFAKKRPPTESPSLVVGLRVDESASMSAFGRLEAAKQAVIAVCEFCQICNVPVLIYGDTADASKMEQMSIFAYADFDQPDTNDRFRLMRIQARSNNRDGMALRIMAERLAASPQQTKLLISISDGQPKAMDDYTGSYAVTDMQQTITEYERKGITFLAAAIGQDKEVISEIYGSERFLDISNLHELPAKLVRIIARYL, encoded by the coding sequence ATGGAAAGTTCGGATGTTAGGGGAGATGGCTCTCCCAAATATCATCAAGCAAATCCAGAACCAATGCCAGAGGCTGCGAAACAACAAGAGCGTGATTTCCGTAAAAAGCTGAATCGAGCCGCAAGGGAGATTGTGTCCGATTCTATTCATAAAGGAGTAAGGCTCATTGTTCACCGTCCGGAATACGATCAGGAGGTCAAACAGGAATATGTCAGGTTAAGCAAGGGACTCATGCCGATCGTGCAGGAAATTGCCAGAAAGACACTTCCGCTCTTGGAACATGAGATGTCATCCGAATTCGAGAGGAATCGATACTATGGCAGCAAGTTTCAAGCAGACAACGTAGCTTACAAGGATTATAGGTATTTTGCCAAGAAACGTCCTCCAACGGAATCTCCTTCCCTCGTGGTTGGTTTAAGGGTTGACGAATCCGCATCTATGTCGGCTTTCGGGAGATTGGAAGCAGCAAAACAGGCGGTTATCGCAGTATGTGAATTTTGTCAAATCTGCAATGTTCCCGTATTGATCTACGGCGATACTGCAGATGCTTCTAAGATGGAGCAAATGTCGATTTTCGCATATGCCGATTTTGATCAACCGGATACAAATGATCGATTCAGGCTTATGAGGATTCAAGCCAGAAGCAATAATCGCGACGGAATGGCGCTTAGAATTATGGCAGAACGGTTAGCTGCTTCACCGCAGCAGACAAAGTTGTTGATTAGCATAAGTGACGGACAACCAAAAGCTATGGATGATTATACCGGAAGTTATGCCGTTACAGACATGCAGCAAACAATAACGGAATATGAACGGAAAGGGATCACATTTCTTGCAGCCGCGATAGGTCAGGACAAGGAAGTCATTAGCGAAATTTATGGTAGTGAAAGATTTTTGGATATTTCAAATTTACATGAGCTTCCTGCAAAGTTAGTGCGGATTATTGCTAGGTATTTGTAA
- a CDS encoding NAD/NADP transhydrogenase alpha subunit — protein MKCISVYTDNFELFSDIMDQVMETKLAEHEEKEFEGVIVSHSGDVPEHYLDRMSVKPEVVVMKDKSRGTTILQHGKVFEILVPEMENTNA, from the coding sequence ATGAAATGCATCTCAGTGTATACTGACAATTTTGAATTATTTTCCGATATTATGGATCAGGTGATGGAGACGAAGCTCGCAGAGCATGAAGAGAAAGAATTTGAGGGCGTAATCGTCAGCCATTCCGGCGACGTTCCCGAGCATTACCTGGACCGCATGTCCGTAAAACCGGAGGTTGTCGTGATGAAGGACAAGTCCCGCGGAACCACCATTTTGCAGCATGGGAAAGTATTCGAGATTCTCGTTCCGGAAATGGAAAACACAAACGCATAA